A genomic segment from Streptomyces sp. NBC_00459 encodes:
- a CDS encoding GNAT family N-acetyltransferase, with protein sequence MTVTTTGALRTEVVSDEAAFAELAPAWGRLYRRCGAATPFQSHAWLHSWWLSYGVPGRLRVVVVRDPSGELLAAAPLMRVHRPLPALVPLGGAISDYGDVLLDDDTADEAAAALAEGLSGAARTALIDLREVRPGGAAERVYERWRGPRRQVKDSLCLELPAVSMDGLVSRLPSAKAQRVRAKLRKLTALGVERRAVRPEEVDAALARLLELHQLQWQGRKVTSEHLQPRFREHLARSVGPMVRSGDAVVTEFRLDDSVVAVDLTLLSGRLAGGYLYGAHPGLRKRKADVAVMLLDACAQHTGAGGHSTLSLLRGDEPYKHHWRPEPVVNKRLLLARRLTAPLMSAVVCDVAARSRGKELLRRLRERDGNGSGSGSGGGGGETGNGGGGS encoded by the coding sequence GTGACGGTCACGACCACGGGCGCCCTGCGCACCGAAGTCGTCAGCGACGAGGCCGCCTTCGCCGAACTCGCCCCGGCCTGGGGCCGGTTGTACCGGCGGTGCGGTGCGGCGACCCCGTTCCAGAGCCATGCCTGGCTGCACTCGTGGTGGCTGTCGTACGGCGTCCCGGGCCGGCTGCGGGTCGTCGTGGTCCGCGATCCGTCGGGCGAACTCCTCGCCGCCGCCCCGCTGATGCGCGTTCACCGGCCACTGCCCGCCCTCGTGCCGCTCGGCGGCGCGATCTCCGACTACGGTGACGTGCTCCTCGACGACGACACGGCCGACGAGGCCGCCGCCGCCCTCGCCGAGGGCCTCTCCGGCGCAGCCCGCACCGCGCTCATCGATCTCCGCGAGGTACGCCCGGGAGGCGCGGCCGAACGCGTCTACGAGCGCTGGCGCGGCCCGCGCCGCCAGGTCAAGGACTCCCTGTGCCTGGAGCTGCCCGCCGTCTCGATGGACGGACTGGTCTCCCGCCTCCCCTCCGCCAAGGCCCAGCGGGTCCGCGCCAAGCTGCGCAAGCTGACCGCGCTCGGCGTCGAGCGCCGCGCCGTCCGCCCCGAGGAGGTCGACGCGGCCCTGGCCCGTCTCCTCGAACTGCACCAACTCCAGTGGCAGGGACGGAAGGTGACGTCCGAACACCTCCAGCCCCGGTTCCGCGAGCACCTGGCCCGGTCGGTCGGGCCGATGGTGCGCTCCGGGGACGCCGTGGTCACCGAGTTCCGCCTCGACGACAGTGTGGTCGCGGTCGACCTGACGCTGCTGTCGGGACGCCTCGCGGGCGGCTATCTGTACGGCGCCCACCCGGGCCTGCGGAAACGGAAGGCGGACGTCGCCGTGATGCTCCTCGACGCCTGCGCCCAGCACACGGGGGCGGGCGGCCACAGCACGCTGAGCCTGCTGCGCGGTGACGAGCCGTACAAGCACCACTGGCGCCCCGAACCCGTCGTCAACAAAAGGCTGTTGCTGGCCCGGCGGCTGACGGCACCGCTGATGTCGGCGGTCGTGTGCGATGTCGCCGCCCGCAGCCGGGGCAAGGAACTCCTGCGCCGGCTGCGGGAACGCGACGGCAACGGAAGCGGAAGCGGAAGCGGCGGCGGCGGCGGGGAAACCGGCAACGGTGGCGGCGGATCGTGA
- a CDS encoding glycoside hydrolase family 26 protein, with the protein MAPHKRRARTGRLAFLAAAVAASAVLVAGQGHAVGAGVADPPVPAPDTVTVTQPTPPTGTVAPVAPVVPEPPVAPEPPKPVPPEPPKAPRLPSFGAYVDYDGTRGTARIAELSRWLGGADLSVGHTYLPGDRWSNIEGLPGFLDVWADWRRAEEDRLFVLNVPMLERNEEGVSDRQVRVQLRRGAAGLYDHHFRALAQRLVELKIPDTVIVLGWEMNGITYTHRCGPDPEAWKRYWNRIVTTMRAVPGQKFRFDFNPTRGKDAIPWPQCYPGDDTVDIIGMDSYDQPRGLSFDEQVSEPYGLQAHVDFAKAHGKPISYPEWGLFRNGDNPEYMRRMLAWMDEHKPLYNTLTDYCPHGVWQCGSNPKASEVYRQVLTGRKDTEPTVPTPVPPVPPVPTPQPPKPTDPVVPPVPLPPSNCSPLDLGDWVEYWMGGKLCLKFDWWSRSR; encoded by the coding sequence ATGGCCCCACACAAGCGACGGGCCCGCACCGGACGGCTGGCGTTCCTGGCGGCGGCGGTCGCCGCGTCGGCCGTCCTGGTGGCGGGGCAGGGACACGCCGTGGGCGCGGGGGTGGCCGATCCTCCCGTCCCCGCACCGGACACGGTCACGGTCACTCAACCGACACCACCCACCGGCACAGTGGCCCCGGTCGCTCCCGTGGTCCCCGAACCCCCGGTGGCTCCCGAGCCGCCCAAGCCCGTACCCCCGGAGCCGCCCAAGGCGCCCCGGCTCCCCTCCTTCGGTGCGTACGTCGACTACGACGGCACCCGGGGCACGGCCAGGATCGCCGAGCTCAGCCGCTGGCTGGGCGGTGCCGATCTCAGCGTCGGCCACACCTATCTGCCGGGTGACCGGTGGAGCAACATCGAGGGGCTGCCCGGCTTCCTCGACGTGTGGGCGGACTGGCGGCGGGCCGAGGAGGACCGGCTGTTCGTCCTCAACGTGCCCATGCTGGAGCGCAACGAGGAGGGTGTCTCCGACCGTCAGGTCCGGGTGCAGCTGAGGCGTGGCGCCGCCGGTCTCTACGATCACCACTTCCGCGCCCTGGCCCAGCGGCTGGTCGAGCTGAAGATCCCGGACACGGTCATCGTGCTCGGGTGGGAGATGAACGGCATTACGTACACCCATCGCTGTGGGCCGGACCCGGAGGCCTGGAAGAGGTACTGGAACAGGATCGTCACCACCATGCGGGCGGTGCCGGGCCAGAAATTCCGGTTCGATTTCAATCCGACCCGGGGCAAGGACGCCATTCCGTGGCCACAGTGCTATCCGGGGGACGATACGGTCGACATCATCGGCATGGATTCGTACGACCAGCCCAGGGGGCTGTCATTCGACGAGCAGGTGAGTGAGCCGTACGGTCTTCAGGCGCATGTGGATTTCGCCAAGGCCCATGGAAAGCCCATTTCCTATCCGGAATGGGGACTGTTCCGCAACGGCGACAATCCGGAGTACATGCGGCGCATGCTCGCGTGGATGGACGAGCACAAGCCGCTGTACAACACGCTGACCGACTACTGCCCGCACGGCGTGTGGCAGTGCGGCAGCAATCCGAAGGCGTCCGAGGTGTACCGCCAGGTCCTGACGGGCCGTAAGGACACCGAGCCCACTGTCCCGACACCGGTGCCGCCGGTGCCCCCGGTCCCGACCCCGCAGCCGCCGAAGCCCACGGATCCGGTCGTCCCGCCCGTGCCGCTGCCACCGTCCAACTGCTCGCCGCTGGATCTGGGCGACTGGGTGGAGTACTGGATGGGCGGGAAGCTGTGCCTGAAGTTCGACTGGTGGTCGCGCAGCAGGTGA
- a CDS encoding carboxylate--amine ligase, producing the protein MSVSLLDNRVPAVLVRTDLNPFHHGTLGAVRSLGRAGVDVHLIADVGGSPVRRSRFVRQLHPPPLPGAAPADIARALLRVASQIARPGVLIPLDDASAVAVGRARAELAPAFLLPQQPGALAERVADKAELAAVCAAVGVPHPLTLVPDSAAEAAAMAWHLGLPAVAKWSRPWLLPADSDLRSTVVVRSARQARELYLRTEEAGCRLLLQSFLPAGPDLDWFCHGYVDRTGTVRGGGTGRKLHAWPRGAGLTAVGHWTPNAQVRALTDSVVGALGYRGIFDLDFRRCATTGDYHLLDFNPRPGAQFRLFTDTAGLDVVRAQHLDLTHRPLPEGVPRPERAFVVENYAPLSALRPAPAGRELAWHAPDDLAPGWAMWALWARHAVRRLPTRLRRLCARSEPDDTQARVVRQAVADAPQPQPQPQPGGSLTEGSLTNDEKANSC; encoded by the coding sequence ATGTCCGTTTCGCTGCTCGACAACCGCGTCCCCGCCGTCCTCGTGCGGACCGACCTGAATCCCTTTCACCACGGAACACTGGGCGCCGTACGCTCTCTCGGCCGGGCGGGCGTCGACGTGCACCTGATCGCCGACGTCGGCGGAAGTCCCGTACGCAGATCCCGCTTCGTCCGCCAACTGCATCCGCCGCCGCTGCCCGGTGCCGCCCCCGCCGACATCGCCCGCGCACTCCTGCGGGTGGCCTCCCAGATCGCGCGGCCCGGTGTGCTGATCCCGCTCGACGACGCGAGCGCCGTCGCGGTGGGCCGGGCCAGGGCCGAGCTGGCACCCGCCTTTCTGCTGCCGCAGCAGCCCGGCGCACTGGCCGAACGGGTGGCCGACAAGGCCGAACTGGCCGCCGTGTGCGCGGCCGTGGGCGTGCCGCACCCCCTGACACTCGTCCCGGACAGCGCGGCCGAGGCCGCCGCCATGGCCTGGCACCTCGGGCTGCCGGCCGTGGCGAAGTGGAGTCGGCCGTGGCTGCTCCCGGCCGACAGCGACCTGCGCAGCACGGTGGTCGTACGCTCGGCGCGGCAGGCGCGCGAGCTGTATCTGCGCACGGAGGAGGCGGGCTGCCGACTGCTGCTCCAGTCGTTCCTGCCGGCGGGACCCGACCTCGACTGGTTCTGCCACGGGTACGTCGACCGCACCGGGACCGTGCGGGGCGGCGGCACCGGCCGCAAACTGCACGCGTGGCCGCGCGGGGCCGGGCTGACCGCGGTGGGCCACTGGACACCGAACGCGCAGGTCCGGGCGCTCACGGACAGCGTCGTCGGCGCACTGGGCTACCGGGGCATCTTCGACCTCGACTTCCGCCGCTGCGCCACCACCGGCGACTACCACCTGCTCGACTTCAACCCGCGCCCCGGCGCCCAGTTCCGGCTCTTCACCGACACGGCCGGGCTGGACGTCGTACGGGCCCAGCACCTCGACCTGACCCACCGTCCGCTGCCCGAGGGGGTGCCGCGGCCCGAGCGGGCGTTCGTGGTCGAGAACTACGCGCCGCTCAGCGCGCTGCGCCCGGCGCCGGCCGGCCGCGAACTGGCCTGGCACGCCCCGGACGACCTCGCGCCCGGCTGGGCGATGTGGGCCCTGTGGGCCCGGCACGCCGTCCGCCGCCTGCCGACCCGGCTGCGCCGGCTCTGCGCACGGTCCGAACCGGACGACACGCAGGCACGCGTGGTCCGGCAGGCGGTGGCCGACGCGCCACAGCCACAGCCACAGCCACAGCCCGGCGGTTCTCTGACCGAGGGGTCCCTGACCAACGACGAGAAAGCGAACAGTTGCTGA
- a CDS encoding NAD(P)-binding domain-containing protein, with amino-acid sequence MYDLLVVGAGPYGLSIASHAAGAGLRLRVLGRPMASWRDHMPRGMYLKSEPWASNLSDPDNRWRLDTYCAGQGVKARHGQPIPLEMFAAYGQWFARNAVPEVDERTVTRVTPVPGGFEAVAEDGETVRARTVALAVGVLPFVEIPATLRALGPDLVSHSSHHGDLDRFRGRDVTVIGGGQAALETAALLAEQGTRVRVLARAEQLHWNDVPPPWERPWWRSARAPHSGLGCGWRNWFYAERPGLFHRLPEPTRARIATTALGPAGAWWVRDRVEPAVEVLLGQEVAKARELTGAGGGVRLDTVTRSGERRSLETEHVIAATGFRATCDRLSLLDPRLGTGLGASADGSPAVGRHFESSYPGLFLAGLVTASGFGPSMRFVHGATFTAETLVRGVRRRLRAEARAGGGTVPGQGRREGVRSAG; translated from the coding sequence ATGTACGACCTGCTGGTGGTGGGCGCCGGCCCCTACGGCCTGTCCATCGCCTCCCACGCCGCCGGCGCCGGACTCCGGCTGCGAGTCCTCGGCCGGCCCATGGCCTCCTGGCGCGACCACATGCCCCGGGGCATGTACCTCAAGTCCGAACCGTGGGCGTCGAACCTGTCCGACCCCGACAACCGCTGGCGCCTCGACACGTACTGCGCCGGTCAGGGCGTCAAGGCACGGCACGGACAGCCGATCCCGCTGGAGATGTTCGCCGCGTACGGGCAGTGGTTCGCGCGCAACGCCGTGCCCGAGGTCGACGAACGGACGGTGACCCGGGTGACACCCGTGCCCGGCGGTTTCGAGGCGGTGGCGGAGGACGGCGAGACGGTACGCGCCCGGACGGTCGCCCTGGCCGTCGGTGTGCTCCCCTTCGTAGAGATCCCGGCCACCCTCCGCGCTCTCGGCCCCGACCTGGTCTCGCACAGCAGCCACCACGGCGACCTCGACCGCTTCCGCGGCCGGGACGTCACGGTGATCGGCGGCGGCCAGGCGGCCCTGGAGACGGCGGCCCTGCTCGCCGAACAGGGCACCCGGGTAAGGGTGTTGGCCCGAGCGGAGCAGCTGCACTGGAACGACGTACCGCCACCGTGGGAGCGCCCCTGGTGGCGCTCGGCCCGTGCCCCGCACAGCGGTCTGGGCTGCGGCTGGCGCAACTGGTTCTACGCGGAACGCCCCGGCCTCTTCCACCGCCTCCCGGAACCGACCCGAGCCCGGATCGCCACGACCGCCCTCGGCCCGGCGGGCGCCTGGTGGGTGCGCGACCGCGTCGAACCGGCGGTGGAGGTACTCCTCGGCCAGGAGGTCGCGAAGGCCCGGGAGCTGACGGGCGCCGGCGGCGGCGTACGGCTGGACACGGTGACCCGGTCCGGCGAGCGGCGCTCCCTGGAGACCGAACACGTCATCGCGGCAACGGGGTTCAGGGCTACGTGCGACCGGCTGAGCCTGCTGGATCCCCGACTGGGCACCGGCCTGGGCGCGTCGGCGGACGGGTCCCCGGCGGTCGGTCGGCACTTCGAGTCCTCGTACCCCGGCCTGTTCCTGGCGGGCCTGGTCACGGCGTCCGGCTTCGGCCCGTCGATGCGCTTCGTACACGGCGCGACGTTCACCGCGGAGACGCTCGTACGAGGAGTACGGCGCCGGCTGCGGGCGGAAGCCCGGGCGGGCGGCGGAACGGTACCGGGGCAAGGGCGACGCGAGGGGGTGCGCTCCGCCGGGTAG
- a CDS encoding chaplin produces the protein MKKSVAVIAGAIMALGMAAPAFADAEAEGFAANSPGVLSGNVVQVPVHIPVNVCGNSINVIALLNPAFGNTCVND, from the coding sequence ATGAAGAAGAGCGTTGCTGTCATCGCGGGCGCCATCATGGCGCTCGGAATGGCCGCCCCGGCCTTCGCGGACGCCGAGGCGGAGGGCTTCGCCGCCAACTCCCCGGGTGTGCTCTCCGGCAACGTGGTCCAGGTGCCCGTCCACATTCCCGTCAACGTGTGCGGCAACTCGATCAACGTCATCGCGCTGCTGAACCCGGCGTTCGGCAACACCTGCGTCAACGACTGA
- a CDS encoding rodlin, which produces MKKAMAAAAVAASVVGVSAATAPQALATADDGGTTSVSGNGAVSKFGNSVTKGDMSPQMSLAQGTLNKLCVGLPVKGNVGSIVGVVPIAVQDIPILSAPQNQQCAENSTQAKGDEPLAHVLSDIPVLSGNGVGNS; this is translated from the coding sequence CTGAAGAAGGCAATGGCCGCGGCGGCGGTAGCCGCATCTGTCGTCGGAGTGTCGGCGGCGACCGCCCCTCAGGCGCTTGCCACAGCGGACGACGGGGGCACGACGTCCGTCAGCGGGAACGGTGCTGTCTCGAAGTTCGGCAACTCCGTGACCAAGGGCGACATGAGCCCTCAGATGAGCCTGGCTCAGGGCACCCTGAACAAGCTCTGTGTCGGTCTGCCCGTCAAGGGCAACGTGGGCTCCATCGTTGGCGTCGTGCCGATCGCTGTCCAGGACATTCCGATCCTGTCGGCCCCGCAGAACCAGCAGTGCGCCGAGAACTCGACGCAGGCCAAGGGCGACGAGCCGCTGGCCCACGTCCTCAGCGACATTCCGGTCCTGTCCGGGAACGGTGTCGGCAACAGCTGA
- a CDS encoding rodlin, with protein MIKKVMAAAAVAASVIGASAAVAPQAMAIANDGGTTSTSGNGAIQKYGNSATYGNMSPQMALIQGSLNKPCIGLPAKVNAGSLVGVVPIAVQDIPVLSAPQNQQCVENSTQAKGDEPLSHILSDIPVLSGNGVGNN; from the coding sequence GTGATCAAGAAGGTTATGGCTGCCGCCGCAGTCGCCGCTTCCGTCATCGGTGCCTCCGCCGCGGTCGCGCCGCAGGCCATGGCGATCGCCAACGACGGTGGCACGACCTCCACCAGCGGCAACGGCGCCATCCAGAAGTACGGCAACTCGGCCACGTACGGCAACATGAGCCCCCAGATGGCGCTCATCCAGGGCTCGCTCAACAAGCCCTGCATCGGTCTGCCGGCCAAGGTCAACGCCGGTTCGCTCGTCGGCGTCGTGCCGATCGCCGTCCAGGACATCCCGGTCCTGTCTGCCCCGCAGAACCAGCAGTGTGTCGAGAACTCGACGCAGGCCAAGGGCGACGAGCCGCTGTCGCACATCCTCAGCGACATCCCCGTGCTGTCCGGCAACGGCGTCGGCAACAACTGA
- a CDS encoding rodlin, producing MKKLWATAAIAASVAGISATAAPQALAIADDGGTTSISGNGAEQEFGNSATFGDMSPQLSLVQGSLNKPCVGLPAKLNVGSVVGLVPIAVQDIPILSAPQNQQCVENSTQAKGDEPLSHILSDIPVLSGNGAGNS from the coding sequence ATGAAGAAGCTGTGGGCAACCGCGGCCATCGCCGCCTCCGTCGCCGGTATCTCGGCGACGGCAGCACCCCAGGCCCTGGCGATCGCCGATGACGGTGGCACCACCTCCATCAGCGGCAACGGCGCCGAGCAGGAGTTCGGCAACTCGGCCACGTTCGGTGACATGAGCCCGCAGCTCTCGCTGGTCCAGGGTTCGCTGAACAAGCCGTGTGTCGGCCTCCCGGCCAAGCTCAACGTCGGTTCTGTCGTCGGCCTGGTGCCGATCGCCGTCCAGGACATCCCGATCCTGTCGGCCCCGCAGAACCAGCAGTGCGTCGAGAACTCGACGCAGGCCAAGGGCGACGAGCCCCTGTCGCACATCCTCAGCGACAT